One Streptomyces sp. NBC_00223 genomic window carries:
- a CDS encoding SigE family RNA polymerase sigma factor — protein MAEALGIETTFGRRGGTVLPPRVPRPRTTGGAQGGIPVIAPWPVRVATVSDSEGTDPVRAVGTTVDHLTETYRAHYRSLLGLAALLLDDTASCEDVVQEAFIRVHSARSRVRDPDKTLAYLRQTVVNLSRSALRRRILGLKLLSKPMPDMASAEEGAYEILERDQLKAAMRGLQRRQREVLVLRYFADMTEAQVAETLGISLGSVKAYGSRGLAALRVAMEATT, from the coding sequence GTGGCGGAGGCATTGGGCATCGAGACGACATTCGGACGCCGGGGCGGCACGGTCCTGCCCCCGCGGGTCCCACGACCTCGTACGACCGGCGGCGCCCAGGGTGGTATCCCGGTGATCGCTCCCTGGCCGGTCAGGGTGGCCACCGTTTCCGACAGCGAGGGCACTGATCCCGTGCGGGCAGTCGGCACGACGGTCGACCACCTCACCGAGACCTATCGCGCCCACTACCGCTCACTGCTGGGGCTGGCCGCGCTGCTGCTGGACGACACGGCCTCGTGCGAGGACGTGGTCCAGGAGGCGTTCATACGGGTGCACTCGGCGCGCAGCCGGGTGCGTGACCCCGACAAGACCCTCGCCTATCTGCGGCAGACGGTGGTCAACCTCTCGCGGTCGGCTTTGCGCCGCCGCATCCTGGGCCTCAAACTCCTCTCCAAGCCCATGCCCGACATGGCGAGCGCGGAGGAGGGGGCCTACGAGATCCTGGAACGCGATCAGCTCAAGGCCGCCATGCGCGGCCTCCAGCGCAGACAGCGCGAGGTACTCGTCCTGCGGTACTTCGCCGACATGACCGAGGCGCAGGTCGCCGAGACCCTGGGGATATCCCTCGGCTCGGTGAAGGCATACGGTTCGCGAGGCCTCGCGGCGCTGCGCGTCGCGATGGAGGCGACGACATGA
- a CDS encoding NUDIX hydrolase, producing the protein MTERRGPWTRHGRMPLCATPRLTAYRDEVTLPHGERGTYDWVQVPDQVRVAAFVDGALLVIEQYHYLTGPMWQLPGGSVDPTDRNSRIAAQRELAEETGYLDGRWSGRGSLYALPGLTPARVHLWSTIDPTSSDAAPDPAEADLAVRHISLSEAVFAVRDGRLRCAASAALVMMLALGRSL; encoded by the coding sequence ATGACCGAACGACGAGGACCGTGGACCCGCCACGGCCGGATGCCGCTGTGCGCGACCCCACGCCTCACCGCCTACCGGGACGAGGTCACGCTTCCGCACGGAGAGCGAGGCACCTACGACTGGGTGCAGGTGCCGGATCAGGTGCGGGTGGCTGCCTTCGTCGACGGGGCGCTTCTCGTCATCGAGCAGTACCACTACCTCACCGGACCGATGTGGCAGTTGCCGGGCGGGTCCGTGGATCCGACAGACCGCAACAGTCGTATAGCGGCCCAACGAGAACTTGCCGAGGAGACCGGCTACCTCGACGGACGGTGGAGCGGCAGGGGCTCGCTCTACGCCCTACCCGGGCTCACACCCGCCCGCGTCCACCTGTGGAGCACGATCGATCCCACGTCTTCCGATGCCGCACCGGACCCCGCAGAGGCCGACCTTGCGGTCCGTCACATTTCTTTGAGCGAGGCGGTGTTCGCGGTACGGGACGGCCGCCTGCGGTGTGCGGCGAGTGCGGCCCTGGTGATGATGCTGGCCCTCGGACGGAGCCTGTAA
- a CDS encoding SURF1 family protein has product MYRFLLTPRWLAVSVLALLAVPFCVFMGSWQLSRFEVRVDQHKAAKHDERENAVATPVPLSRVLPDTRAQVGADDSGRLVSATGRYDAGRQLLIPDRTLDGRDGFYVLTPLRVGGGAALPVVRGWLPGDASAAAHSGSVPAVPTGQVTVTGALQYPETTDTSGVNARGALPSGQLGMISAASLVNVLPYSVYSGWITAAHPLAPLKAVPPAAAPNSGLDVKAFQNLGYTGQWFVFAGFVVFMWFRLARREAEARADAALGLLPEDGPAGGAAADADAGASIGADQDGGPEGGVGPEPESGDDSGTEADPGADPATDPGADPGREVGPPARVS; this is encoded by the coding sequence GTGTACCGGTTCCTGCTCACCCCTCGCTGGCTGGCGGTCAGCGTGCTCGCGCTGCTCGCCGTGCCGTTCTGCGTGTTCATGGGGAGCTGGCAGCTGAGCAGATTCGAGGTACGCGTCGACCAGCACAAGGCCGCCAAGCACGACGAGCGCGAGAACGCCGTGGCCACGCCGGTGCCGCTGAGCCGCGTGCTGCCCGACACCCGGGCCCAGGTCGGCGCGGACGACTCCGGCCGACTGGTCAGCGCCACCGGCCGCTACGACGCCGGGCGTCAACTCCTGATCCCCGACCGCACACTCGACGGCCGTGACGGCTTCTACGTCCTCACCCCCTTGCGGGTCGGCGGCGGCGCCGCGCTTCCCGTGGTCCGTGGCTGGCTGCCCGGCGACGCCTCCGCCGCCGCGCACTCCGGTTCCGTGCCCGCCGTGCCGACCGGGCAGGTCACCGTCACCGGGGCCCTGCAGTACCCCGAGACCACGGACACCAGCGGTGTGAACGCCCGCGGCGCGCTGCCCTCCGGTCAGCTCGGCATGATCAGTGCCGCTTCTCTCGTCAATGTCCTCCCTTACTCCGTCTACAGCGGCTGGATCACCGCCGCCCATCCTCTGGCGCCACTCAAGGCGGTGCCTCCGGCGGCGGCGCCCAACAGCGGCCTGGACGTCAAGGCGTTCCAGAACCTCGGCTACACCGGGCAGTGGTTCGTCTTCGCTGGCTTCGTCGTCTTCATGTGGTTCCGCCTCGCCCGGCGGGAAGCCGAGGCGCGGGCCGACGCCGCGCTCGGTCTCCTACCGGAGGACGGCCCCGCCGGGGGCGCCGCGGCCGACGCGGACGCCGGAGCCAGCATCGGCGCCGATCAGGACGGGGGCCCCGAGGGCGGGGTCGGTCCTGAGCCGGAGTCGGGCGATGACTCCGGCACCGAGGCCGACCCGGGGGCCGATCCCGCTACCGACCCCGGGGCCGATCCCGGCCGGGAGGTCGGCCCGCCCGCTCGCGTGAGCTAG
- a CDS encoding DNA polymerase III subunit gamma and tau: MSLALYRRYRPETFAEVIGQEHVTDPLQQALRNNRVNHAYLFSGPRGCGKTTSARILARCLNCEQGPTPTPCGECHSCRDLARNGPGSIDVIEIDAASHGGVDDARDLREKAFFGPAGSRYKIYIIDEAHMVTPQGFNALLKVVEEPPEHLKFIFATTEPEKVIGTIRSRTHHYPFRLVPPGTLRDYLAEVCEREAIAVEDGVYPLVVRSGAGSVRDSMSVMDQLLAGAGADGVTYAMATALLGYTDAALLDDVVDGFAAGDGAAVFEMVDRVIEGGHDPRRFVADLLERLRDLVIIAAVPDAVEKGLIDAPRDVVERMRTQASVFGAAELSRAADLVNTGLTEMRGATTPRLQLELICARVLLPAAYDDERSLQARLEKLERGAVLNAGAAPYAGAGMSPGDGPGLPAGPAAARAALGRTAPEPQAAPQPAPAPVPEYAPPPTPQAPAEEAPPPAAARPGAWPVSPAGGTPQAQTPPAPPAPTEPAPAPQQQRPGAWPTTGGPGGSGAPSTPAAPQQPQPTPAAAPPPPVRPQPGGGPALVGDPSRVRQMWPQILEAVKNRRRLTWMLLFNNAQVAGFDGETLQIGFDNPGARNSFTNSGSEDVLKQAINDALGVQWRIEAIVDPSGGGGGGGGGGGTGGGGGAPRPSAPFSPAPAPQQPSAAQGPYQQGGPQQAAPPYGVGAQSQPERPGSAQAPAAASRRDLPNTPPPPPPMDDFPPIEDDIPEDDDPGLVDFAVSVHDLLIKELGATMVEEISND, translated from the coding sequence GTGTCCCTCGCTCTGTACCGCCGCTATCGCCCCGAGACCTTCGCCGAGGTCATCGGGCAGGAGCACGTCACCGACCCGTTGCAGCAGGCGCTGCGGAACAACCGGGTCAATCACGCGTACCTGTTCAGCGGGCCGCGCGGCTGCGGGAAGACGACGAGCGCGCGCATCCTCGCCCGCTGCCTGAACTGCGAGCAGGGGCCGACGCCCACCCCCTGCGGGGAGTGCCACTCGTGCCGCGACCTGGCGAGGAACGGCCCGGGGTCCATCGACGTCATCGAGATCGACGCGGCCTCGCACGGCGGTGTGGACGACGCCCGTGACCTGCGGGAGAAGGCGTTCTTCGGCCCGGCGGGCAGCCGCTACAAGATCTACATCATCGACGAGGCCCACATGGTCACCCCGCAGGGCTTCAACGCCCTGCTGAAGGTGGTCGAGGAGCCGCCCGAGCACCTGAAGTTCATCTTCGCGACCACCGAGCCCGAGAAGGTCATCGGCACCATCCGGTCGCGTACGCACCACTACCCCTTCCGCCTGGTGCCGCCGGGCACCCTGCGCGACTACCTCGCCGAGGTGTGCGAGCGCGAGGCGATCGCGGTCGAGGACGGGGTGTATCCGCTGGTCGTACGGTCGGGGGCCGGTTCCGTACGTGACTCGATGTCGGTCATGGACCAGTTGCTGGCCGGCGCGGGCGCGGACGGTGTGACATACGCCATGGCCACCGCGCTGCTCGGGTACACCGACGCGGCGCTGCTGGACGACGTGGTGGACGGTTTCGCGGCGGGGGACGGCGCGGCGGTCTTCGAGATGGTCGACCGGGTGATCGAGGGCGGCCACGACCCGCGCCGCTTCGTCGCCGACCTGCTGGAACGGCTGCGGGACCTGGTGATCATCGCGGCCGTCCCCGACGCGGTGGAGAAGGGCCTCATCGACGCGCCGCGTGACGTGGTCGAGCGGATGCGGACCCAGGCGTCCGTCTTCGGGGCCGCCGAGCTGAGCCGCGCCGCCGACCTGGTCAACACCGGGTTGACGGAGATGCGCGGGGCGACCACGCCGCGGTTGCAGCTGGAGCTGATCTGCGCGCGGGTGCTGCTGCCGGCGGCGTACGACGACGAGCGGTCGTTGCAGGCCCGGCTGGAGAAGCTGGAGCGGGGGGCGGTCCTGAACGCGGGAGCGGCCCCGTACGCGGGAGCAGGGATGTCACCGGGCGACGGCCCCGGGCTGCCCGCCGGACCCGCCGCCGCGCGCGCCGCCCTGGGCCGTACGGCGCCGGAGCCCCAGGCAGCGCCGCAGCCCGCTCCCGCCCCCGTACCCGAATACGCGCCGCCGCCCACGCCCCAAGCACCGGCGGAGGAGGCCCCGCCGCCCGCCGCCGCCCGCCCGGGAGCGTGGCCGGTGAGCCCGGCCGGCGGTACGCCGCAGGCCCAGACGCCCCCCGCGCCGCCCGCCCCGACGGAGCCCGCCCCCGCGCCGCAGCAGCAACGCCCCGGCGCTTGGCCGACCACCGGCGGCCCCGGCGGCTCCGGTGCCCCGTCCACGCCCGCCGCCCCGCAGCAGCCGCAGCCGACCCCGGCGGCCGCCCCGCCGCCCCCCGTACGCCCCCAGCCCGGCGGCGGCCCGGCCCTTGTCGGCGACCCCTCCCGCGTACGCCAGATGTGGCCGCAGATCCTGGAGGCGGTCAAGAACCGCCGTCGGCTGACCTGGATGCTGCTGTTCAACAACGCGCAGGTGGCCGGCTTCGACGGCGAGACCCTGCAGATCGGGTTCGACAACCCCGGTGCCCGTAACAGCTTCACCAACAGCGGTAGCGAGGACGTACTCAAGCAGGCGATCAACGACGCGCTCGGCGTGCAGTGGCGGATCGAGGCCATTGTCGACCCGTCCGGCGGGGGCGGCGGAGGGGGAGGTGGTGGCGGTACGGGCGGTGGTGGCGGCGCGCCCAGGCCGTCGGCCCCGTTCTCGCCCGCCCCGGCCCCGCAGCAGCCGTCCGCGGCGCAGGGTCCGTACCAGCAGGGCGGCCCCCAGCAGGCCGCGCCTCCGTACGGCGTCGGCGCGCAGTCCCAGCCCGAGCGTCCCGGCTCCGCTCAGGCCCCGGCGGCCGCCTCCCGGCGGGACCTGCCGAACACCCCGCCGCCCCCGCCGCCGATGGACGACTTCCCGCCCATAGAGGACGACATCCCCGAGGACGACGACCCCGGCCTGGTGGACTTCGCGGTCAGCGTCCACGACCTGTTGATCAAGGAGTTGGGCGCCACGATGGTCGAGGAGATCAGCAACGACTGA
- a CDS encoding YbaB/EbfC family nucleoid-associated protein, with the protein MIPGGQPNMQALLQQAQKMQQDLAAAQQELAETEVEGTAGGGLVKATVTGAGELRALVIDPAAVDPEDTETLADLVVAAVHNANDAAQELQQAKLGPLAQGLGGGIPGLSF; encoded by the coding sequence GTGATCCCCGGTGGTCAGCCGAACATGCAGGCGCTGCTCCAGCAGGCCCAGAAGATGCAGCAGGACCTCGCCGCGGCGCAGCAGGAGCTGGCCGAGACCGAGGTGGAGGGCACGGCGGGCGGTGGCCTGGTGAAGGCCACGGTGACGGGCGCCGGTGAGCTCCGCGCGCTGGTCATCGACCCCGCGGCGGTCGACCCGGAGGACACCGAGACCCTGGCCGACCTGGTGGTCGCCGCCGTCCACAACGCGAACGACGCCGCGCAGGAGCTCCAGCAGGCCAAGCTCGGCCCGCTCGCCCAGGGACTCGGCGGCGGCATCCCCGGCCTGTCGTTCTGA
- a CDS encoding DUF5063 domain-containing protein, which produces MSDAVVDKKQGGGRGGGRAAGPGTGSGSGTGAGSGARSGRGALASVPADAARAAVPQEPDEFAVQIGDQIESFILSVREVAKGDDPDSAVPYLLLEVSQLLLAGGRLGAHEDIVPDERYEPDVGPEPDEDDLRQRLAELLEPIDVYSEVFDPYVPRSTPVACRISDDMADVVADLTHGLAHFRAGRVSEALWWWQFSYLSNWGPTASASLRALQSLVAHVRLDSPLDELDGLDTGNEADDEEQLAKEAGQVMAAELGTIGRRRGR; this is translated from the coding sequence ATGTCTGACGCCGTGGTGGACAAGAAGCAGGGCGGCGGGCGCGGAGGCGGCCGGGCCGCGGGTCCGGGCACCGGCTCCGGCTCGGGTACGGGCGCGGGTTCCGGCGCGCGCTCCGGCCGGGGCGCTCTCGCCTCCGTGCCGGCGGACGCGGCTCGGGCCGCCGTACCGCAGGAGCCGGACGAGTTCGCCGTCCAGATCGGGGACCAGATCGAGAGCTTCATTCTCTCGGTCCGCGAGGTGGCCAAGGGCGACGACCCGGACAGCGCGGTGCCGTATCTGCTGCTCGAGGTCTCGCAGCTGCTGCTGGCCGGCGGGCGGCTCGGCGCGCACGAGGACATCGTGCCGGACGAGCGCTACGAGCCGGACGTCGGCCCGGAGCCGGACGAGGACGACCTGCGGCAGCGGCTCGCGGAGCTGCTGGAGCCGATCGACGTGTACTCGGAGGTCTTCGACCCGTACGTGCCGCGGTCCACGCCGGTGGCCTGCCGGATCTCGGACGACATGGCCGATGTGGTGGCCGACCTCACCCACGGGCTCGCGCACTTCCGGGCCGGGCGGGTGTCCGAGGCGCTGTGGTGGTGGCAGTTCTCGTACCTGTCGAACTGGGGGCCGACGGCGAGCGCGAGTCTGCGCGCGCTGCAGTCGCTCGTCGCGCACGTACGCCTGGACAGCCCGCTGGACGAGCTGGACGGCCTGGACACCGGCAACGAGGCCGACGACGAGGAGCAGCTCGCGAAGGAGGCCGGCCAGGTGATGGCGGCGGAGCTGGGGACGATAGGGCGTCGGCGGGGGCGCTGA
- a CDS encoding aspartate kinase encodes MGLVVQKYGGSSVADAEGIKRVARRIVDTKKAGHQVVVVVSAMGDTTDELIDLAEQVSPIPSGREFDMLLTAGERISMALLAMAIKNLGHEAQSFTGSQAGVITDSVHNKARIIDVTPGRIRTALDEGNIAIVAGFQGVSQDKKDITTLGRGGSDTTAVALAAALEAEVCEIYTDVDGVFTADPRVVKKARKMDWIAFEDMLELASSGSKVLLHRCVEYARRYNIPIHVRSSFSGLPGTWVSSEPPRGLESAQSAQGDRPMEQAIISGVSHDTSEAKITVVGVPDKPGEAATIFRAIADAEINIDMVVQNVSAAATALTDISFTLPKAEGHKAMEALTKAQPVIGFDSLRYDDQIGKISLVGAGMKTNPGVTATFFEALSNAGVNIELISTSEIRISVVTRIDDVKPAVQAVHSAFGLDSDSDEAVVYGGTGR; translated from the coding sequence GTGGGCCTTGTCGTGCAGAAGTACGGCGGCTCCTCCGTCGCCGATGCCGAAGGCATCAAGCGCGTCGCCCGGCGAATCGTCGACACCAAGAAGGCCGGCCACCAGGTCGTCGTCGTGGTGTCCGCGATGGGCGACACGACGGATGAGCTGATCGATCTCGCGGAGCAGGTGTCGCCGATCCCGTCCGGTCGCGAGTTCGACATGCTGCTGACCGCGGGAGAGCGGATCTCCATGGCGCTGCTGGCGATGGCGATCAAAAACCTCGGCCACGAGGCGCAGTCGTTCACGGGCAGCCAGGCCGGCGTGATCACGGACTCGGTGCACAACAAGGCGCGCATCATCGATGTGACGCCCGGCCGGATCCGTACGGCGCTCGACGAGGGCAACATCGCGATCGTCGCCGGGTTCCAGGGTGTGTCGCAGGACAAGAAGGACATCACCACGCTGGGGCGGGGCGGCTCGGACACCACCGCGGTGGCGCTGGCCGCGGCGCTCGAAGCCGAGGTGTGCGAGATCTACACGGACGTCGACGGGGTCTTCACCGCCGACCCGCGGGTGGTCAAGAAGGCCCGCAAGATGGACTGGATCGCCTTCGAGGACATGCTGGAGCTGGCCAGTTCCGGTTCGAAGGTGCTGCTCCACCGCTGTGTGGAGTACGCCCGCCGTTACAACATCCCGATCCACGTGCGCTCGTCGTTCTCCGGACTGCCGGGCACCTGGGTCAGCAGCGAACCCCCGCGGGGACTCGAATCAGCCCAATCAGCACAAGGGGACAGGCCGATGGAGCAGGCGATCATCTCCGGAGTCTCGCACGACACGTCCGAGGCCAAGATCACGGTCGTCGGGGTGCCGGACAAGCCGGGCGAGGCGGCGACGATCTTCCGGGCCATCGCGGACGCCGAGATCAACATCGACATGGTGGTGCAGAACGTGTCGGCCGCCGCCACCGCGCTCACCGACATCTCCTTCACGCTGCCGAAGGCCGAGGGGCACAAGGCGATGGAGGCGCTGACCAAGGCGCAGCCGGTGATCGGCTTCGACTCGCTGCGGTACGACGACCAGATCGGCAAGATCTCGCTGGTCGGGGCCGGGATGAAGACGAACCCGGGCGTCACCGCGACCTTCTTCGAGGCGCTGTCGAACGCGGGCGTGAACATCGAGCTGATCTCGACATCCGAGATCCGGATCTCCGTGGTCACCCGGATCGACGACGTGAAGCCGGCCGTCCAGGCGGTGCACTCGGCCTTCGGGCTGGACAGCGACAGCGACGAGGCGGTCGTGTACGGCGGCACCGGGCGCTGA
- the recR gene encoding recombination mediator RecR, producing MYEGVVQDLIDELGRLPGVGPKSAQRIAFHILQADPADVRRLAHVLSEVKAKVRFCVVCGNVAQDDQCRVCRDPRRDPTVICVVEEPKDVVAVERTREFRGKYHVLGGAISPIEGVGPDDLRIRELLARLADGTVTELILATDPNLEGEATATYLARMVKPMGLRVTRLASGLPVGGDLEYADEVTLGRAFEGRRLLDV from the coding sequence GTGTACGAAGGCGTGGTTCAGGACCTGATCGACGAACTGGGCAGGCTGCCCGGCGTGGGTCCCAAGAGCGCGCAGCGGATCGCCTTCCACATCCTGCAGGCCGACCCCGCGGACGTTCGCCGTCTCGCGCACGTTCTCTCCGAGGTCAAGGCCAAGGTGCGGTTCTGCGTGGTGTGCGGGAATGTCGCGCAGGACGACCAGTGCCGGGTGTGCCGTGATCCGCGCCGCGACCCCACGGTGATCTGTGTGGTCGAGGAGCCCAAGGACGTGGTGGCGGTCGAGCGCACCCGCGAGTTCCGCGGGAAGTACCACGTGCTGGGCGGCGCGATCAGCCCGATCGAGGGTGTCGGCCCGGACGACCTGCGGATACGTGAACTGCTCGCCCGTCTCGCCGACGGCACCGTCACCGAGCTGATTCTGGCGACGGACCCGAACCTGGAAGGTGAGGCGACAGCCACGTATCTGGCCAGGATGGTGAAACCCATGGGTTTGCGGGTGACACGGCTGGCCAGTGGACTTCCTGTGGGTGGCGACTTGGAGTACGCGGACGAGGTCACGCTGGGGCGGGCCTTCGAAGGGAGGCGGTTGCTGGATGTCTGA